The window GCCTATGCGGAGGAGAAGGGCGTCCGCTTTGAGAAGGAGGCGGACTTCCCCGACTTCATCTACCGCATGGAGCGCCCCTACGACCTCCCCACCACCATCATGACCGCCTCCCTATCCGATGGCCTTGGGGAGCCCTTCCTCCTCGCGGACGTCTCCCCCCGGCACGCCCGCCTGAAGCGCATCGGCCTGAGGCTCCCCCGGGCCCACATCCACCTCCACGCCCACTACGAGGAGGGGAAGGGGCTCGTGCTGGAAAAGCTTCCCCTCACCCGGGAGCGCTTCTTCGCCCTGGCGGACCGGGCGCGGGCGGCCTTGGCCTTCACCCGCTAAGGCCCGCGATGGTGCCCTGGCCCAGGGCCACCAGGGTTTCCTCCCCTTCCTTCAGGGCGTAGACCTCGGCCCGGGCCACGGCCAGCCGCCGTCCCTGGCCCACGGCGTAGCCCCGGGCCAGGAGGGCCTCCCCTTTGGCGGGCTTGAGGAAGTTCACCTTGAACTCCACGGTGAGCACCTCGGGGCCCAGGAGGCTCCCCGCGGCGTAGGTGAGGGCGTTGTCCAGCAGGGTGGCCACCACCCCCCCGTGCACCGCCCCCAGGTGCTGGTAGAACTCCCCCTTCAGGGGAAGCCGGAAGGCCACGGCGCCGGGGCCGGCCTCCAGAAGCTCCACCCCGAGAAGCCGGTTGAAGGGCTGGCGTTCCAGAACGGACTGGGCCAGGGCTTTGAAGTCCATAGGGCCTCCTTTTGTACTGAGTCAAAGTTTATTCCGCCGCCCTGGCCCCGTCAAGGGCCTCCCACAGCTCCAGGACAACCCGGTGGAGGAGGGGGAAGGCCCGGGGAGTGGGCCGGATCCGGGGCCCTGCCCGCTCCAGGAAGCCCCCCTCCTCCAGGGCCCGTACCCTCCCCGCCAGGAGGGCCGGGAGGGGGAGGCGGGTCCTGTGGGCCAGCGCCTCCAGGTCCACCCCTTCCCTGAGCCTTAGGCCCAGCATGAGGGCCTCCTTGGCGTGCTCCAGGGGGGGGATGGCCTCCTCCCTGGGGGCCTCCCCCAGGAGCCAGCGGGGGAGGGGGGGGTTGGTGCGGCGGAGGGCGTAGGGCCCTTCGGGGTACTGGCCCGTGGCCGCGGGGCCCAGGGCCAGCCAGAACCCGGCCCGCCAGTAGACCAGGTTGTGCCGGGCCTCCTCCCCGGGGCGGGCGAAGTTGGAGACCTCGTAGCGGGAGAACCCCGCCTCGCCCAGGACCTCTTCCGCCCGCTCCATGGCCCAGGCCCCCCTTTCGGGGTCTTCCTCCAGGCCCAGGAGGGCGAAGGGGGTGCCCCTTTCCACCTGGAGGGTGTAGGCGGAGATGTGGCCCACCCCGAGCCCCGCGGCCTCTTCCAGGTCCTTTCCCACGTCCTGCATGGGCAGGCCCAGGATGAGGTCAAGGGAGACCCTAAACCCCGCCTCCAGGGCCTCCTCCACCGCCCTTAGGGCCCCCTTTCGCCCGTGGGCCCGGCCCAGGAAGCGGAGAACGGGGTCCTGGAAGCTCTGCACCCCTAGGGAGAGGCGGTTCACCCCCAGGTCCTTGAGGAAGGCGAGCCGCTTTCGGTTCAGGGTGCCGGGGTTGGCCTCGAGGGTCACCTCCGCCCCCTCCTGTAGGGCCCAGGGGAGGCTTTGGAAGAGGGCCACCAGCTCCCGGTCCCTCAGGTAGCTCGGGGTGCCCCCGCCCAGGTAGAGGGTGGCGAGGGGGGAAGGGTACCTTTGGTAAAGGGCCTCCGCCTCCTCCCTAAGCCGCCTGAGGTAAGCCTCCACCCACCCCGGCCCCCGCCGGACCACGTGGAAGTCGCAGTAGGGGCACAAGGTGGGGCAGAAGGGGACGTGGACGTAGAGGCTACCCATGGGTGCACCCCTCAGTCTACAAAGAGGAGGCGGAAGTCGTTCAGGTTGGTGCCCGTGGGGCCGGTTTGGAGGAGGGTCCCTGTACGGGCGAAAAAGCCCAGGCTGTCGTTCGCCTCCAGGTAGAGCCTGGGGTCCAGGCCCAGGGCCCAGACCCCCGGGGTGAGGAGGGCCCCCGCGGCCCCGCCCGTCCCGTCCAGGCCGTCGGAGTCCGCGGCCAGGGCGTAGAGGGGGGCGTTCAGGTGGGCGTAGAGGGCGAGGAGGAACTCCAGGTTCCGCCCCCCCTTGCCTCCGCCTTGCACCCGCACCTGGGCCTCCCCGCCGGAGAGGAGGAAAAGGGGCTTCCGGAAGGGGACCCCGTGGGCCCGGACGCTCTCCACCAGCTCCGCGTGGAAGCGGGCCAGGGCCCGGGCCTCCCCCCCGAAGCGGTCAGAGAGGATGGCCGCCCGGTGCCCCTCTCCCCTCAAAAAGGCCTGGGCCGCCTTGAGGAGGTCCAGGTTTTTCCCGACGATCCGCAGGCGGAGGCGCTTTAGGGCGGGGTCTTCCGGCTTTAGGGTTTCCGGGAGGCCCCCCGTTAGCCCCTCCTCCAGCACCCGGCGCGCCCCGGGGAAGTCCAGGCCGTAACGGTCCAGGACGGCTAGGGCCTCGGCGTAGGTGGTGGGGTCGGGGCTGAAGGGGCCGGAGGCGATGACCGAAGGGTCGTCCCCCGGCACGTCGGAGAGGAGGAGGGCCGTGACCCGCGCCCTTGTGGCGAGGAGGAGCCTTCCCCCCTTGAGGCGGGAGAGGTGCTTGCGCACCGCGTTCACCTCCCCGATGCTGGCCCCGCTCTTGAGGAGGGCCTCGGTGAGGGCCCGCTTCTCCTCCAGGGAAACCCCCAAGGGGGCGCACCAGAGGGCGCTCCCGCCCCCCGAGAGGAGGGCGAGGAGGTGGGCCTTGGGGGGAAGCTCCTTTACCAGCGCCAAGGCCTCCTCCGCCGCCCGCAGGCTCCTTTCGTCCGGCAGGGGATGGGGGGCGAAGCGGGCCTTTAGGCCCATGGGGTCCTGCCCCAGGGGGAGGGTGAGGTGGTAGGGCACCTCCCCGTAGCGCTCGAGGGCCGCCTTCAGCATGGGGGCCGCCCCTTTCCCCACCGCCAGGATGAGGTGGGGCCTTTCCCTAGGGAGGGCCTTTAGGGTGAGGCGGTAAGGGTCCGTGGCCTTTAGGGCCTGGAAGAAGGCTTCCTTCAGGAGGGCTTCCACTTCAAATCCCTACGGTCAAAACCCTCGCCCTTCTAGCGGATGGCCTCGGTCTTGCTCTCCCCCGTGCGCCTCCGCTAGGCGCCCCACCCCTTTGTCCCGGATGGCCCCTCGAGGGGGTCTTTCCCCTCGTAGAGAAGGGCCAGAAGCTCGGCGATGTGGAGCACGGGCCGGTCCAGGTAGGCCTGAAGCTGGGTGAGGCAGCCGATGTTGGCCGTGACCACCAGGTCCGCCCCCGTGGCCTTCAGGTTTTCCGCCTTCCGCCGGCCTAAGGCCTCGGCCAGCTCCGGCTGGAAGAGGTTGTAGGTGCCCGCGCTCCCGCAGCAAAGCTCCCACTCCCCGGGTTCCAGGACCTCCACCCCAGAGGCCCTTAAGAGCCGCC of the Thermus oshimai DSM 12092 genome contains:
- a CDS encoding NADH-quinone oxidoreductase subunit 15, which translates into the protein MSSAHEAKLYEAWVELLGWMRAYAEEKGVRFEKEADFPDFIYRMERPYDLPTTIMTASLSDGLGEPFLLADVSPRHARLKRIGLRLPRAHIHLHAHYEEGKGLVLEKLPLTRERFFALADRARAALAFTR
- a CDS encoding PaaI family thioesterase; this encodes MDFKALAQSVLERQPFNRLLGVELLEAGPGAVAFRLPLKGEFYQHLGAVHGGVVATLLDNALTYAAGSLLGPEVLTVEFKVNFLKPAKGEALLARGYAVGQGRRLAVARAEVYALKEGEETLVALGQGTIAGLSG
- the hemW gene encoding radical SAM family heme chaperone HemW; translated protein: MGSLYVHVPFCPTLCPYCDFHVVRRGPGWVEAYLRRLREEAEALYQRYPSPLATLYLGGGTPSYLRDRELVALFQSLPWALQEGAEVTLEANPGTLNRKRLAFLKDLGVNRLSLGVQSFQDPVLRFLGRAHGRKGALRAVEEALEAGFRVSLDLILGLPMQDVGKDLEEAAGLGVGHISAYTLQVERGTPFALLGLEEDPERGAWAMERAEEVLGEAGFSRYEVSNFARPGEEARHNLVYWRAGFWLALGPAATGQYPEGPYALRRTNPPLPRWLLGEAPREEAIPPLEHAKEALMLGLRLREGVDLEALAHRTRLPLPALLAGRVRALEEGGFLERAGPRIRPTPRAFPLLHRVVLELWEALDGARAAE
- a CDS encoding glycerate kinase type-2 family protein — encoded protein: MEALLKEAFFQALKATDPYRLTLKALPRERPHLILAVGKGAAPMLKAALERYGEVPYHLTLPLGQDPMGLKARFAPHPLPDERSLRAAEEALALVKELPPKAHLLALLSGGGSALWCAPLGVSLEEKRALTEALLKSGASIGEVNAVRKHLSRLKGGRLLLATRARVTALLLSDVPGDDPSVIASGPFSPDPTTYAEALAVLDRYGLDFPGARRVLEEGLTGGLPETLKPEDPALKRLRLRIVGKNLDLLKAAQAFLRGEGHRAAILSDRFGGEARALARFHAELVESVRAHGVPFRKPLFLLSGGEAQVRVQGGGKGGRNLEFLLALYAHLNAPLYALAADSDGLDGTGGAAGALLTPGVWALGLDPRLYLEANDSLGFFARTGTLLQTGPTGTNLNDFRLLFVD